The Chrysiogenia bacterium nucleotide sequence CGGCTTGGGCAGTTTTTTGGGGAGAAAGGCCCACATGGGGGAGATTGTAGGGGAGGGGTGTGACGTATGGGGTCACGCACCAGAGAGCGCGAGGCGCAACAGATCAGCTCTTCCCCCGTCGCCGGGGGAAGATGCCCGATGGGCAGATGGGGGGCCAAGAAGCGCGAAGCGCATCCCCTCAGCTCTTCCCCCGCAGCCGGGGGAAGATGCCCGGTGGGCAGATGGGGGGATCACGCAGTGCCTGTCGACTCCCCCCTCAGTCCGGCTTCGCTTTCGCTTCGCCGGACAGCTCCCCCGTCAGCGGGGGAGCACTACGGGGTTGCGCCTTCGGCGCTACTTTTCTCCCACGGCACCCAAATTGCGATGTCTTCTTCCAGAAGGAGAATTCCATGCAACGACCACTACGCGATCCCGCCCGTTTGTTACGACGCAATCCCACGCCTGCGGAATCAAAACTCTGGGAAAAGCTGCGAAAACGTCGCCTCGGCGGCGAAAAGTTTAGGCGTCAGCATGGCGTCGGCCCCTATATTCTCGACTTCTACTGTCCGGCCAGGCGGCTTGGTGTCGAAGTAGACGGCGGACAGCATTCGGAAGCTGAACACTTCGTTCGGGATTCGGTTCGCGATGAATATCTCAAAGCCCATGGGATTCGTGTGTTGCGATTTTGGAATTCGCAAGTTGAGCGGGGGATGGAAGAAGTGCTTGATGAGATTCTACGTGTGATCGAAGTGCGGAGATAGAGAGCGCGAAGCGCAACTCCTCAGCTCTTCCCTCGCCGCCGGGGGAAGATGGCCGAAGGCCAGATGGGGGCCTTGCCTAACCTAGCCTCCTGTCCTCCGAATCCTTGTCGAAGAAGGATGGCGAAGTCGGAAAGGCAGATGGGGCGCCAGAGAGCGCGAAGCGCATCACCTCAGCTCTTCCCCCGCTGCCGGGGGAAGATGGCCGAAGGCCAGATGGGGGGACTCAGTACCGATTCGCCCCCACAGTCCGACTTCGCTTTCGCTACGCCGGACAGCTCCCCCGTCTGCGGGGGAGCGCTACGGGGTTGCGCCTTCGGCGCTACTTGATCCCATACTTCGAAATCTTCTTCATAAACGCCTGCCGCGAAATCCCCAGGACTTCCGCGGCTCTCGTGCGGTTGCCTTCGGTATGCAGCAGGGTCTCGCGGATGATTTCCTTTTCGCGTTCGGTGAGCCGGGCTTTCAGGGTGCCGGTGCTGGCGATGACGGTTTCGTCGCCGTCTTCGCCGGCGGGGGCGCCGTTTTCGGGGGCGTCGAGGACTCGGTCGGAGAGGTGCTGGACGTCGACGGGCTCACTGGGGCCGGCGTTGATGCCGGCGCGCTCGATTTCGTTTTCAAGCTCGCGCACGTTGCCGGGCCAGTTGTAGCGCTGCAGGGCGAGCACGGCTTCGTCGGTGATCTCTTCATTGGAACGGCCAAGGCGCGCGCCCACCTTGCGCATGAAGTGGCGGGCCAATAGTCCAAGGTCCTCGCGCCGCTCGCGCAGTGCCGGGACTTTCACGGGAAAGACGTTGAGGCGGTAGTAGAGGTCCTCGCGGAAGCGGCCCTCGCGCACTTCCTTTTCGAGGTCGCGGTTGGTGGCCGAGACGATGCGCACGTTGACGTGCTTGCCCTTGGCGGAGCCGACGGGGATGATTTCGCCTTCCTGCAGCACGCGAAGCAGCTTGACCTGCATGGAGAGCGGGAGCTCGCCCACTTCGTCGAGAAAGACGGTGCCGCCGT carries:
- a CDS encoding endonuclease domain-containing protein — translated: MQRPLRDPARLLRRNPTPAESKLWEKLRKRRLGGEKFRRQHGVGPYILDFYCPARRLGVEVDGGQHSEAEHFVRDSVRDEYLKAHGIRVLRFWNSQVERGMEEVLDEILRVIEVRR